One window of Perca flavescens isolate YP-PL-M2 chromosome 6, PFLA_1.0, whole genome shotgun sequence genomic DNA carries:
- the etv1 gene encoding ETS translocation variant 1 isoform X3: MKARSLGKCVVTGLDTLGTLQIARQLKPQRCRMDRFHDQQVPYCNSKKPQEKTTSCERPANDRKRKFIKSDLALDTEELFQDLSQLQETWLAEVAFHGLQLKIKRELHSPCSELSSNCSQERPFKLRYGEKCPYNVSAYEQKQPAGMKPSSPVTPPCSTPVSPLHHASPTAAPTPKPDRTYAHIPASQPLPDNAYSMDHRFRRQLSEPCHSFPSPPTMARDSRPIYHRQMSEPNIPFPPQGFKQEYPDPLFEHPAMMGAPLPHTYPAGMMIKQEPRDFTYDSAEVPSCHSVYLRQDGYLAHANRTEGCMFDKVARHFYDDTCVVPEKVEGDIKQESGLYREGPSYQRRGSLQLWQFLVALLDEPSNSHFIAWTGRGMEFKLIEPEEVARRWGIQKNRPAMNYDKLSRSLRYYYEKGIMQKVAGERYVYKFVCDPEALFSMAFPDNQRPVLKTDMERQINEEDTVPLSHFDENMAYVQEGPYCPPHPYSEGYVY; encoded by the exons ATGAAAGCGAGGTCACTTGGTAAGTGCGT TGTGACCGGACTGGACACTCTGGGGACTTTGCAGATCGCTCGTCAATTAAAGCCACAGCGGTGCAGAATGGATAGATTTCACGACCAGCAAGTGCCTTACTGTAACTCCAAA AAGCCGCAAGAAAAGACAACGAGCTGCGAGAGGCCAGCAaatgacagaaagagaaaattcATTAAGTCCGACCTGGCTCTGGACACTGAAG AGCTCTTCCAGGACCTCAGTCAGCTGCAGGAGACTTGGCTGGCAGAAG TGGCTTTCCACGGACTGCAGCTGAAGATCAAGAGGGAGCTGCACAGCCCGTGTTCAGAGCTGAGCTCCAACTGTAGTCAGGAACGGCCCTTCAAACTCCGGTATGGAGAGAAGTGCCCGTACAACGTCAG TGCCTATGAGCAGAAGCAGCCTGCGGGAATGAAGCCCTCCAGCCCAGTGACGCCCCCCTGTAGCACCCCTGTGTCCCCCCTCCATCATGCCTCACCCACGGCAGCCCCGACACCCAAACCAGACAGGACCTACGCCCACATACCGGCCTCGCAGCCGCTCCCTGACAACGCCTACTCTATGGACCACAG ATTTCGACGCCAGCTCTCAGAGCCGTGCCACTCGTTCCCCTCCCCGCCCACCATGGCTCGGGACAGCCGGCCCATCTACCACAGGCAGATGTCAGAGCCCAACATCCCCTTCCCTCCTCAGGGCTTCAAGCAGGAGTATCCCGACCCCCTGTTCGAACACCCGGCCATGATGGGGGCGCCGCTACCCCACACGTACCCCGCCGGCATGATGATCAAACAGGAGCCGAGGGACTTCACCTACGACTCAG CAGAAGTGCCTAGCTGCCATTCTGTCTACTTACGGCAAGACGGCTATCTGGCTCACGCTAACAGGACCGAAG GTTGTATGTTTGACAAAGTGGCGAGGCATTTCTACGATGATACCTGCGTGGTGCCTGAAAAGGTTGAAG GTGACATCAAGCAGGAGTCGGGCCTGTACCGCGAGGGCCCGTCGTATCAGCGCAGAGGCTCGCTGCAGCTGTGGCAGTTCCTGGTGGCTCTGCTGGACGAACCGTCCAACTCCCACTTCATCGCCTGGACCGGCCGCGGCATGGAGTTCAAACTCATCGAGCCAGAGGAG GTGGCACGTCGGTGGGGGATACAGAAGAATCGACCAGCGATGAATTATGACAAGCTCAGCCGATCGTTGCGCTACTACTACGAGAAGGGAATCATGCAAAAG GTGGCCGGCGAGAGATACGTCTACAAGTTTGTGTGCGACCCCGAGGCCTTGTTCTCCATGGCGTTTCCCGACaatcagcggccggtgctgaaGACGGACATGGAGCGGCAGATCAACGAGGAGGACACGGTGCCGCTGTCGCACTTTGACGAAAACATGGCCTACGTACAGGAGGGGCCCTACTGCCCACCGCACCCCTACAGCGAGGGCTATGTTTATTAA
- the etv1 gene encoding ETS translocation variant 1 isoform X5: protein MLQDLSASVLFPPCLQHRSFAQVPENDEQFVPDFQTENLAFHGLQLKIKRELHSPCSELSSNCSQERPFKLRYGEKCPYNVSAYEQKQPAGMKPSSPVTPPCSTPVSPLHHASPTAAPTPKPDRTYAHIPASQPLPDNAYSMDHRFRRQLSEPCHSFPSPPTMARDSRPIYHRQMSEPNIPFPPQGFKQEYPDPLFEHPAMMGAPLPHTYPAGMMIKQEPRDFTYDSAEVPSCHSVYLRQDGYLAHANRTEGCMFDKVARHFYDDTCVVPEKVEGDIKQESGLYREGPSYQRRGSLQLWQFLVALLDEPSNSHFIAWTGRGMEFKLIEPEEVARRWGIQKNRPAMNYDKLSRSLRYYYEKGIMQKVAGERYVYKFVCDPEALFSMAFPDNQRPVLKTDMERQINEEDTVPLSHFDENMAYVQEGPYCPPHPYSEGYVY from the exons ATGCTTCAGGATTTAAGTGCGAGTGTCCTCTTTCCACCGTGTCTGCAGCACCGAAGTTTTG CTCAAGTTCCCGAAAATGACGAGCAGTTCGTTCCAGACTTCCAGACTGAAAACT TGGCTTTCCACGGACTGCAGCTGAAGATCAAGAGGGAGCTGCACAGCCCGTGTTCAGAGCTGAGCTCCAACTGTAGTCAGGAACGGCCCTTCAAACTCCGGTATGGAGAGAAGTGCCCGTACAACGTCAG TGCCTATGAGCAGAAGCAGCCTGCGGGAATGAAGCCCTCCAGCCCAGTGACGCCCCCCTGTAGCACCCCTGTGTCCCCCCTCCATCATGCCTCACCCACGGCAGCCCCGACACCCAAACCAGACAGGACCTACGCCCACATACCGGCCTCGCAGCCGCTCCCTGACAACGCCTACTCTATGGACCACAG ATTTCGACGCCAGCTCTCAGAGCCGTGCCACTCGTTCCCCTCCCCGCCCACCATGGCTCGGGACAGCCGGCCCATCTACCACAGGCAGATGTCAGAGCCCAACATCCCCTTCCCTCCTCAGGGCTTCAAGCAGGAGTATCCCGACCCCCTGTTCGAACACCCGGCCATGATGGGGGCGCCGCTACCCCACACGTACCCCGCCGGCATGATGATCAAACAGGAGCCGAGGGACTTCACCTACGACTCAG CAGAAGTGCCTAGCTGCCATTCTGTCTACTTACGGCAAGACGGCTATCTGGCTCACGCTAACAGGACCGAAG GTTGTATGTTTGACAAAGTGGCGAGGCATTTCTACGATGATACCTGCGTGGTGCCTGAAAAGGTTGAAG GTGACATCAAGCAGGAGTCGGGCCTGTACCGCGAGGGCCCGTCGTATCAGCGCAGAGGCTCGCTGCAGCTGTGGCAGTTCCTGGTGGCTCTGCTGGACGAACCGTCCAACTCCCACTTCATCGCCTGGACCGGCCGCGGCATGGAGTTCAAACTCATCGAGCCAGAGGAG GTGGCACGTCGGTGGGGGATACAGAAGAATCGACCAGCGATGAATTATGACAAGCTCAGCCGATCGTTGCGCTACTACTACGAGAAGGGAATCATGCAAAAG GTGGCCGGCGAGAGATACGTCTACAAGTTTGTGTGCGACCCCGAGGCCTTGTTCTCCATGGCGTTTCCCGACaatcagcggccggtgctgaaGACGGACATGGAGCGGCAGATCAACGAGGAGGACACGGTGCCGCTGTCGCACTTTGACGAAAACATGGCCTACGTACAGGAGGGGCCCTACTGCCCACCGCACCCCTACAGCGAGGGCTATGTTTATTAA
- the etv1 gene encoding ETS translocation variant 1 isoform X6, giving the protein MLQDLSASVLFPPCLQHRSFAQVPENDEQFVPDFQTENLAFHGLQLKIKRELHSPCSELSSNCSQERPFKLRYGEKCPYNVSAYEQKQPAGMKPSSPVTPPCSTPVSPLHHASPTAAPTPKPDRTYAHIPASQPLPDNAYSMDHRFRRQLSEPCHSFPSPPTMARDSRPIYHRQMSEPNIPFPPQGFKQEYPDPLFEHPAMMGAPLPHTYPAGMMIKQEPRDFTYDSEVPSCHSVYLRQDGYLAHANRTEGCMFDKVARHFYDDTCVVPEKVEGDIKQESGLYREGPSYQRRGSLQLWQFLVALLDEPSNSHFIAWTGRGMEFKLIEPEEVARRWGIQKNRPAMNYDKLSRSLRYYYEKGIMQKVAGERYVYKFVCDPEALFSMAFPDNQRPVLKTDMERQINEEDTVPLSHFDENMAYVQEGPYCPPHPYSEGYVY; this is encoded by the exons ATGCTTCAGGATTTAAGTGCGAGTGTCCTCTTTCCACCGTGTCTGCAGCACCGAAGTTTTG CTCAAGTTCCCGAAAATGACGAGCAGTTCGTTCCAGACTTCCAGACTGAAAACT TGGCTTTCCACGGACTGCAGCTGAAGATCAAGAGGGAGCTGCACAGCCCGTGTTCAGAGCTGAGCTCCAACTGTAGTCAGGAACGGCCCTTCAAACTCCGGTATGGAGAGAAGTGCCCGTACAACGTCAG TGCCTATGAGCAGAAGCAGCCTGCGGGAATGAAGCCCTCCAGCCCAGTGACGCCCCCCTGTAGCACCCCTGTGTCCCCCCTCCATCATGCCTCACCCACGGCAGCCCCGACACCCAAACCAGACAGGACCTACGCCCACATACCGGCCTCGCAGCCGCTCCCTGACAACGCCTACTCTATGGACCACAG ATTTCGACGCCAGCTCTCAGAGCCGTGCCACTCGTTCCCCTCCCCGCCCACCATGGCTCGGGACAGCCGGCCCATCTACCACAGGCAGATGTCAGAGCCCAACATCCCCTTCCCTCCTCAGGGCTTCAAGCAGGAGTATCCCGACCCCCTGTTCGAACACCCGGCCATGATGGGGGCGCCGCTACCCCACACGTACCCCGCCGGCATGATGATCAAACAGGAGCCGAGGGACTTCACCTACGACTCAG AAGTGCCTAGCTGCCATTCTGTCTACTTACGGCAAGACGGCTATCTGGCTCACGCTAACAGGACCGAAG GTTGTATGTTTGACAAAGTGGCGAGGCATTTCTACGATGATACCTGCGTGGTGCCTGAAAAGGTTGAAG GTGACATCAAGCAGGAGTCGGGCCTGTACCGCGAGGGCCCGTCGTATCAGCGCAGAGGCTCGCTGCAGCTGTGGCAGTTCCTGGTGGCTCTGCTGGACGAACCGTCCAACTCCCACTTCATCGCCTGGACCGGCCGCGGCATGGAGTTCAAACTCATCGAGCCAGAGGAG GTGGCACGTCGGTGGGGGATACAGAAGAATCGACCAGCGATGAATTATGACAAGCTCAGCCGATCGTTGCGCTACTACTACGAGAAGGGAATCATGCAAAAG GTGGCCGGCGAGAGATACGTCTACAAGTTTGTGTGCGACCCCGAGGCCTTGTTCTCCATGGCGTTTCCCGACaatcagcggccggtgctgaaGACGGACATGGAGCGGCAGATCAACGAGGAGGACACGGTGCCGCTGTCGCACTTTGACGAAAACATGGCCTACGTACAGGAGGGGCCCTACTGCCCACCGCACCCCTACAGCGAGGGCTATGTTTATTAA
- the etv1 gene encoding ETS translocation variant 1 isoform X4, whose translation MDRFHDQQVPYCNSKKPQEKTTSCERPANDRKRKFIKSDLALDTEELFQDLSQLQETWLAEAQVPENDEQFVPDFQTENLAFHGLQLKIKRELHSPCSELSSNCSQERPFKLRYGEKCPYNVSAYEQKQPAGMKPSSPVTPPCSTPVSPLHHASPTAAPTPKPDRTYAHIPASQPLPDNAYSMDHRFRRQLSEPCHSFPSPPTMARDSRPIYHRQMSEPNIPFPPQGFKQEYPDPLFEHPAMMGAPLPHTYPAGMMIKQEPRDFTYDSAEVPSCHSVYLRQDGYLAHANRTEGCMFDKVARHFYDDTCVVPEKVEGDIKQESGLYREGPSYQRRGSLQLWQFLVALLDEPSNSHFIAWTGRGMEFKLIEPEEVARRWGIQKNRPAMNYDKLSRSLRYYYEKGIMQKVAGERYVYKFVCDPEALFSMAFPDNQRPVLKTDMERQINEEDTVPLSHFDENMAYVQEGPYCPPHPYSEGYVY comes from the exons ATGGATAGATTTCACGACCAGCAAGTGCCTTACTGTAACTCCAAA AAGCCGCAAGAAAAGACAACGAGCTGCGAGAGGCCAGCAaatgacagaaagagaaaattcATTAAGTCCGACCTGGCTCTGGACACTGAAG AGCTCTTCCAGGACCTCAGTCAGCTGCAGGAGACTTGGCTGGCAGAAG CTCAAGTTCCCGAAAATGACGAGCAGTTCGTTCCAGACTTCCAGACTGAAAACT TGGCTTTCCACGGACTGCAGCTGAAGATCAAGAGGGAGCTGCACAGCCCGTGTTCAGAGCTGAGCTCCAACTGTAGTCAGGAACGGCCCTTCAAACTCCGGTATGGAGAGAAGTGCCCGTACAACGTCAG TGCCTATGAGCAGAAGCAGCCTGCGGGAATGAAGCCCTCCAGCCCAGTGACGCCCCCCTGTAGCACCCCTGTGTCCCCCCTCCATCATGCCTCACCCACGGCAGCCCCGACACCCAAACCAGACAGGACCTACGCCCACATACCGGCCTCGCAGCCGCTCCCTGACAACGCCTACTCTATGGACCACAG ATTTCGACGCCAGCTCTCAGAGCCGTGCCACTCGTTCCCCTCCCCGCCCACCATGGCTCGGGACAGCCGGCCCATCTACCACAGGCAGATGTCAGAGCCCAACATCCCCTTCCCTCCTCAGGGCTTCAAGCAGGAGTATCCCGACCCCCTGTTCGAACACCCGGCCATGATGGGGGCGCCGCTACCCCACACGTACCCCGCCGGCATGATGATCAAACAGGAGCCGAGGGACTTCACCTACGACTCAG CAGAAGTGCCTAGCTGCCATTCTGTCTACTTACGGCAAGACGGCTATCTGGCTCACGCTAACAGGACCGAAG GTTGTATGTTTGACAAAGTGGCGAGGCATTTCTACGATGATACCTGCGTGGTGCCTGAAAAGGTTGAAG GTGACATCAAGCAGGAGTCGGGCCTGTACCGCGAGGGCCCGTCGTATCAGCGCAGAGGCTCGCTGCAGCTGTGGCAGTTCCTGGTGGCTCTGCTGGACGAACCGTCCAACTCCCACTTCATCGCCTGGACCGGCCGCGGCATGGAGTTCAAACTCATCGAGCCAGAGGAG GTGGCACGTCGGTGGGGGATACAGAAGAATCGACCAGCGATGAATTATGACAAGCTCAGCCGATCGTTGCGCTACTACTACGAGAAGGGAATCATGCAAAAG GTGGCCGGCGAGAGATACGTCTACAAGTTTGTGTGCGACCCCGAGGCCTTGTTCTCCATGGCGTTTCCCGACaatcagcggccggtgctgaaGACGGACATGGAGCGGCAGATCAACGAGGAGGACACGGTGCCGCTGTCGCACTTTGACGAAAACATGGCCTACGTACAGGAGGGGCCCTACTGCCCACCGCACCCCTACAGCGAGGGCTATGTTTATTAA
- the etv1 gene encoding ETS translocation variant 1 isoform X2 — protein MKARSLGKCVVTGLDTLGTLQIARQLKPQRCRMDRFHDQQVPYCNSKKPQEKTTSCERPANDRKRKFIKSDLALDTEELFQDLSQLQETWLAEAQVPENDEQFVPDFQTENLAFHGLQLKIKRELHSPCSELSSNCSQERPFKLRYGEKCPYNVSAYEQKQPAGMKPSSPVTPPCSTPVSPLHHASPTAAPTPKPDRTYAHIPASQPLPDNAYSMDHRFRRQLSEPCHSFPSPPTMARDSRPIYHRQMSEPNIPFPPQGFKQEYPDPLFEHPAMMGAPLPHTYPAGMMIKQEPRDFTYDSEVPSCHSVYLRQDGYLAHANRTEGCMFDKVARHFYDDTCVVPEKVEGDIKQESGLYREGPSYQRRGSLQLWQFLVALLDEPSNSHFIAWTGRGMEFKLIEPEEVARRWGIQKNRPAMNYDKLSRSLRYYYEKGIMQKVAGERYVYKFVCDPEALFSMAFPDNQRPVLKTDMERQINEEDTVPLSHFDENMAYVQEGPYCPPHPYSEGYVY, from the exons ATGAAAGCGAGGTCACTTGGTAAGTGCGT TGTGACCGGACTGGACACTCTGGGGACTTTGCAGATCGCTCGTCAATTAAAGCCACAGCGGTGCAGAATGGATAGATTTCACGACCAGCAAGTGCCTTACTGTAACTCCAAA AAGCCGCAAGAAAAGACAACGAGCTGCGAGAGGCCAGCAaatgacagaaagagaaaattcATTAAGTCCGACCTGGCTCTGGACACTGAAG AGCTCTTCCAGGACCTCAGTCAGCTGCAGGAGACTTGGCTGGCAGAAG CTCAAGTTCCCGAAAATGACGAGCAGTTCGTTCCAGACTTCCAGACTGAAAACT TGGCTTTCCACGGACTGCAGCTGAAGATCAAGAGGGAGCTGCACAGCCCGTGTTCAGAGCTGAGCTCCAACTGTAGTCAGGAACGGCCCTTCAAACTCCGGTATGGAGAGAAGTGCCCGTACAACGTCAG TGCCTATGAGCAGAAGCAGCCTGCGGGAATGAAGCCCTCCAGCCCAGTGACGCCCCCCTGTAGCACCCCTGTGTCCCCCCTCCATCATGCCTCACCCACGGCAGCCCCGACACCCAAACCAGACAGGACCTACGCCCACATACCGGCCTCGCAGCCGCTCCCTGACAACGCCTACTCTATGGACCACAG ATTTCGACGCCAGCTCTCAGAGCCGTGCCACTCGTTCCCCTCCCCGCCCACCATGGCTCGGGACAGCCGGCCCATCTACCACAGGCAGATGTCAGAGCCCAACATCCCCTTCCCTCCTCAGGGCTTCAAGCAGGAGTATCCCGACCCCCTGTTCGAACACCCGGCCATGATGGGGGCGCCGCTACCCCACACGTACCCCGCCGGCATGATGATCAAACAGGAGCCGAGGGACTTCACCTACGACTCAG AAGTGCCTAGCTGCCATTCTGTCTACTTACGGCAAGACGGCTATCTGGCTCACGCTAACAGGACCGAAG GTTGTATGTTTGACAAAGTGGCGAGGCATTTCTACGATGATACCTGCGTGGTGCCTGAAAAGGTTGAAG GTGACATCAAGCAGGAGTCGGGCCTGTACCGCGAGGGCCCGTCGTATCAGCGCAGAGGCTCGCTGCAGCTGTGGCAGTTCCTGGTGGCTCTGCTGGACGAACCGTCCAACTCCCACTTCATCGCCTGGACCGGCCGCGGCATGGAGTTCAAACTCATCGAGCCAGAGGAG GTGGCACGTCGGTGGGGGATACAGAAGAATCGACCAGCGATGAATTATGACAAGCTCAGCCGATCGTTGCGCTACTACTACGAGAAGGGAATCATGCAAAAG GTGGCCGGCGAGAGATACGTCTACAAGTTTGTGTGCGACCCCGAGGCCTTGTTCTCCATGGCGTTTCCCGACaatcagcggccggtgctgaaGACGGACATGGAGCGGCAGATCAACGAGGAGGACACGGTGCCGCTGTCGCACTTTGACGAAAACATGGCCTACGTACAGGAGGGGCCCTACTGCCCACCGCACCCCTACAGCGAGGGCTATGTTTATTAA
- the etv1 gene encoding ETS translocation variant 1 isoform X1 — translation MKARSLGKCVVTGLDTLGTLQIARQLKPQRCRMDRFHDQQVPYCNSKKPQEKTTSCERPANDRKRKFIKSDLALDTEELFQDLSQLQETWLAEAQVPENDEQFVPDFQTENLAFHGLQLKIKRELHSPCSELSSNCSQERPFKLRYGEKCPYNVSAYEQKQPAGMKPSSPVTPPCSTPVSPLHHASPTAAPTPKPDRTYAHIPASQPLPDNAYSMDHRFRRQLSEPCHSFPSPPTMARDSRPIYHRQMSEPNIPFPPQGFKQEYPDPLFEHPAMMGAPLPHTYPAGMMIKQEPRDFTYDSAEVPSCHSVYLRQDGYLAHANRTEGCMFDKVARHFYDDTCVVPEKVEGDIKQESGLYREGPSYQRRGSLQLWQFLVALLDEPSNSHFIAWTGRGMEFKLIEPEEVARRWGIQKNRPAMNYDKLSRSLRYYYEKGIMQKVAGERYVYKFVCDPEALFSMAFPDNQRPVLKTDMERQINEEDTVPLSHFDENMAYVQEGPYCPPHPYSEGYVY, via the exons ATGAAAGCGAGGTCACTTGGTAAGTGCGT TGTGACCGGACTGGACACTCTGGGGACTTTGCAGATCGCTCGTCAATTAAAGCCACAGCGGTGCAGAATGGATAGATTTCACGACCAGCAAGTGCCTTACTGTAACTCCAAA AAGCCGCAAGAAAAGACAACGAGCTGCGAGAGGCCAGCAaatgacagaaagagaaaattcATTAAGTCCGACCTGGCTCTGGACACTGAAG AGCTCTTCCAGGACCTCAGTCAGCTGCAGGAGACTTGGCTGGCAGAAG CTCAAGTTCCCGAAAATGACGAGCAGTTCGTTCCAGACTTCCAGACTGAAAACT TGGCTTTCCACGGACTGCAGCTGAAGATCAAGAGGGAGCTGCACAGCCCGTGTTCAGAGCTGAGCTCCAACTGTAGTCAGGAACGGCCCTTCAAACTCCGGTATGGAGAGAAGTGCCCGTACAACGTCAG TGCCTATGAGCAGAAGCAGCCTGCGGGAATGAAGCCCTCCAGCCCAGTGACGCCCCCCTGTAGCACCCCTGTGTCCCCCCTCCATCATGCCTCACCCACGGCAGCCCCGACACCCAAACCAGACAGGACCTACGCCCACATACCGGCCTCGCAGCCGCTCCCTGACAACGCCTACTCTATGGACCACAG ATTTCGACGCCAGCTCTCAGAGCCGTGCCACTCGTTCCCCTCCCCGCCCACCATGGCTCGGGACAGCCGGCCCATCTACCACAGGCAGATGTCAGAGCCCAACATCCCCTTCCCTCCTCAGGGCTTCAAGCAGGAGTATCCCGACCCCCTGTTCGAACACCCGGCCATGATGGGGGCGCCGCTACCCCACACGTACCCCGCCGGCATGATGATCAAACAGGAGCCGAGGGACTTCACCTACGACTCAG CAGAAGTGCCTAGCTGCCATTCTGTCTACTTACGGCAAGACGGCTATCTGGCTCACGCTAACAGGACCGAAG GTTGTATGTTTGACAAAGTGGCGAGGCATTTCTACGATGATACCTGCGTGGTGCCTGAAAAGGTTGAAG GTGACATCAAGCAGGAGTCGGGCCTGTACCGCGAGGGCCCGTCGTATCAGCGCAGAGGCTCGCTGCAGCTGTGGCAGTTCCTGGTGGCTCTGCTGGACGAACCGTCCAACTCCCACTTCATCGCCTGGACCGGCCGCGGCATGGAGTTCAAACTCATCGAGCCAGAGGAG GTGGCACGTCGGTGGGGGATACAGAAGAATCGACCAGCGATGAATTATGACAAGCTCAGCCGATCGTTGCGCTACTACTACGAGAAGGGAATCATGCAAAAG GTGGCCGGCGAGAGATACGTCTACAAGTTTGTGTGCGACCCCGAGGCCTTGTTCTCCATGGCGTTTCCCGACaatcagcggccggtgctgaaGACGGACATGGAGCGGCAGATCAACGAGGAGGACACGGTGCCGCTGTCGCACTTTGACGAAAACATGGCCTACGTACAGGAGGGGCCCTACTGCCCACCGCACCCCTACAGCGAGGGCTATGTTTATTAA